A region from the Gemmatimonas aurantiaca genome encodes:
- a CDS encoding DUF5063 domain-containing protein, which yields MISDESIHVFANRADGFCALVDSALQMSPESFLHEVHRRLPVLYASALALPDVTTFVDDAKDHDESDANDVELDLGNSPRTRPEPELESTSEFMTRMRALTTHLGPRARYREVFAPYSAESETPVTGNLADDILSIARDLRRGLLPWRRGEIDVAAWRWQLHFGTHWGEHATGALRALHALAFDHDLGPPPRREDA from the coding sequence GTGATCTCTGACGAATCCATTCACGTATTCGCGAATCGGGCTGACGGATTCTGTGCACTTGTGGACAGCGCGTTGCAGATGTCGCCCGAGAGTTTCCTGCACGAAGTCCATAGGCGGCTTCCGGTCCTCTATGCATCTGCACTGGCGCTGCCCGACGTGACAACTTTTGTCGATGATGCAAAGGACCATGACGAATCTGACGCGAATGACGTCGAACTCGACCTGGGCAATAGTCCTCGAACGCGGCCGGAGCCAGAACTCGAATCGACTTCCGAATTCATGACTCGGATGCGAGCCCTGACCACCCATCTGGGTCCTCGCGCCCGATATCGTGAAGTATTCGCACCGTATTCTGCAGAGTCGGAAACTCCCGTCACAGGAAACCTGGCAGACGACATCCTCAGCATCGCGCGCGACCTCCGCCGCGGATTGCTCCCGTGGCGGCGCGGCGAGATTGACGTCGCTGCATGGCGATGGCAGCTACATTTTGGAACGCATTGGGGCGAGCACGCGACGGGTGCATTGCGCGCTTTGCATGCGCTCGCATTCGATCATGACCTCGGCCCACCTCCGCGCCGAGAAGATGCCTAA